Within the Chloroflexota bacterium genome, the region ATCTCTTGTTATTAAGGGATGAATACCCCTCCACTGATGAGGACCAAGCAGTGCACATCGAGGTTCCCTATCCCGATGCCAGGAGGGACCTCAACCGCTGGTTGCCCCTGGTGAAGTGGCTCCTGGCCATTCCCCACTATGTTGTCCTTGGATTCCTCGGACTCGCTGCCCTGGTCTGCGTTGTGCTCGCCTGGTTTGCCATCCTCTTCACCGGGCGCTACCCCAGGTCCCTGTTCGACTTCGTGGTGGGCCTATTCCGCTGGTGTCTCAGGGTAGCTGCCTACGCCTTCCTGTTGACCACCGACCACTACCCCCCCTTCAGCCTCAGCGTCTAGAGAGCTAGAAGTGGTCTGCAGAAGTCGTTGAAATGATGGAGGACACAATGACTTCAAAGAGTTCAAGTCAGACGAATCAGGTCACTGATGCCGAAACTGCAGAATCCCGCTCGAATTGGCTCTACAAAGTCGGCGGCTCGGCTGCCCTGCTCGCGGCAGTGATTATTCCGATCCTAGAAGGAGGGCAGAATGACATTTAGAATACAGAAACCAGTAAAGGAGTCTATCGCTGACCCCGACCCGTCATGGAAAGGACTCTATAAGGCAGGGGGCATCTCAGTCGCACTCTACATAGCCATTGGGATAATAGCGCCTGCCGTGCTTCTCCTGAGTTCGAACTACGACGCCAGCATGGATGGGATTGCCACCCTCGAATACATTGCCGCAAATAAATCTTGGTGGATAACTATACAGGCGCTGACCTTGGGCCCGAGCGCCTTAGCAATTGTCCCCTTCATCGCTCTCTACGCGGTGCTTAAGCACGTCAACAAGAGCTACGCTGCGATAGGTGTCCTACTCGCTATCGCCTCCGAGATTCTCTTTCTGGCCTATTTCCCGGTCGTGAACGGCCTTGTGTACCTGAGCGATAAATACGTGGCAGCTACCACTACTGCACAACGTACTGCTTTCGCGAGCGCAGCTGAGGCTCTGGTCGCACAGAATAACGCATATGGTCCCAGTGAAATCGTGCTCGCGGGCGGCATCCTCATCATCTCCCTCATCATGCTGAAGGGTGTATTCCATAAGGGCGTAGCCTATTTGGGCATAGCAACTTTTGCTGCAGCCATCATTGGTGCGGCTCTTAAACCCATTCTAGCCATTGCCTACCTGTGGTGGTGGGCTCTCTTCATGGTCTGGTTTGCCGCGGTTGGCTGGAAACTCTACAGGCTGGGAGCGGGTGGTTTATCAGAATCCAAGGCATCACTGGAGACCAGATGATGTCGCAGACTGAGTCTGACCCGAATTTCCAGATTCCAACTGGAAAGGTCTCGTCAGCACAGAGCAGGGCAGAGTCCCGGTAACGACGGTCTTCGACCTGATGATGGCCCGTTTCGATGTGTCTCGCGGGCTGTCCGGTGAGTATCCCGCGGGCTACCAGGATGATAGTTCCTATCTTCAGCATAAAGCCCAGGAAAAGGCCCTTAACATGCTTTCCCTCAGCAGCGAGGACGCTGCTGCGGCAACAGATGCAGATAGATCTATGTTTTTGGCGGCAGGGCAGGCCATGCTTGCTATCTACAATGGCACTGCTTTCCACGTGAATTACTTAATCGGGGGCGCTGCGCTTCTGATAATCTCATTTGTCATGCTGCGGAGCAATATCTTCAGTAAAGCAACTGCTTATGTGGGAATCCTGGCGGGTGTATTGATGTTGGTACCGTCTACGGCAGGGACGATAGGTCTTTATTTCGCGCTCGTTTCTCTCGTGCCCTGGGCGATATTTTCGGTCCTGATTGCCCGAAGGCTCTTCCAGCTAGGACAGGGCGTCTCGGCTGAGAAAGCATTGAGAAGCTGAAGGGGTTACCCATAAAAACCGTTTACCCAGCCTAAAAGGCCCCCGATTTCAACGGCCAGGCCACCCCCAAACCGTGCTATAATCTGGGCGCCGGAAAGGAGGCCCCTTAGACCGTGGCCCTGTTTATCGTCTTTGAGGGGGGGGATGGGTCGGGCAAGACCACCCAGGCCGGCCTGCTCTTCAACAGGCTCTGCCGGGAGAAAAGGAGCATCAAGCTCCTTTCTGAACCGGGGGGCACCGCCCTTGGCGACTACATAAAGGACCTGTTCGTTCTCCCCAGGGAGCTACCTGTAGGGGGAAGATTGAAATACATCCTTACCTCCGGGGGGAAAGGGCCGCAGATACCTTTCGATGTCCTTGTTCACATGACGCCTGAGACAGAGCTCTTCCTCTTCTCCGCCGCCCGGGCCCAGCTGGTCTCGGAAGAAATCACGCCCTCCCTGCAAAAGGGGATATCCGTTATCTGTGTGCGCTATGTCTACTCCACCCTGGCCTATCAGGGCTTTGGCCGGGAAATGGACCTGGACTTTGTCCGCCGGGTCTGCCGGGTGGCTACGGGAGACCTCCTGCCCGATATTGTCTTCCTCCTGGATGTAGACCCTGCCCACGCCCTCCGCCGCAAAGGTGGCTCGGAGGAGGCCAGCCGCTTTGAGGCCGAAGAGCTTGGCTTCCACCAGAGGATAAGGGAGGGCTATCTCCAGCTGGCCCAGGAGGACCCCGGGCGGTGGACCATCCTGGACGCCTCCCGGCCAAAAAGGAAAATCGCCGAAGATGTCTACTCCGCCGTTATGGCAAAGATGAGGGAAGGACCAGAAAGTCCCAGAAAGAAAACAGGCCCCCAGGCAAGCCAGAAGTGGCCCCAAGAAAAGATGCTCTAGAAGGTCCGGGGGTGACGGCCCGCCTGCGGCCCCTCCTGGACCGGGAGAAGATTCAGGCCATGGTAGAGGCCCTGGCCCAGCGCATCCAGCAGGACTACCAGGGCAAGAGCCCCCTCATAGTAGGGACCCTCAAAGGCTCCTTTATCTTCCTCGCCGACCTGGTGCGCCGGCTGGACCTCCCCCTGGAGGTGGACTTCGTCCAGGTCCAGAGCTATGCCGGCACGGAGAGCTCGGGGCGGTGTCGGGTGAACCTCCCCCTCAGCACGCCGGTCCGGGGCCGGGATGTCCTGGTGGTGGAGGACATCGTGGATACAGGCACCACGCTCAACTGCCTTATGGAATACCTCAAGAGGAAGAGGCCCGCCTCCCTCCGCCTCTGCGCCATCTTTGACAAGCCCTCCCGGAGAAAGGTCCCCGTGCATATTGACTACCTGGGCTTTGAGCTGCCGGATGAGTTTGTGGTGGGCTACGGCCTGGACTGCGACCAGGGCTACCGCCACCTCCCCGACCTCTGGGCCCTGGAGGAG harbors:
- a CDS encoding DUF4389 domain-containing protein, which produces LLLLRDEYPSTDEDQAVHIEVPYPDARRDLNRWLPLVKWLLAIPHYVVLGFLGLAALVCVVLAWFAILFTGRYPRSLFDFVVGLFRWCLRVAAYAFLLTTDHYPPFSLSV
- a CDS encoding DUF4386 family protein, encoding MSRGLSGEYPAGYQDDSSYLQHKAQEKALNMLSLSSEDAAAATDADRSMFLAAGQAMLAIYNGTAFHVNYLIGGAALLIISFVMLRSNIFSKATAYVGILAGVLMLVPSTAGTIGLYFALVSLVPWAIFSVLIARRLFQLGQGVSAEKALRS
- the tmk gene encoding dTMP kinase, which translates into the protein MALFIVFEGGDGSGKTTQAGLLFNRLCREKRSIKLLSEPGGTALGDYIKDLFVLPRELPVGGRLKYILTSGGKGPQIPFDVLVHMTPETELFLFSAARAQLVSEEITPSLQKGISVICVRYVYSTLAYQGFGREMDLDFVRRVCRVATGDLLPDIVFLLDVDPAHALRRKGGSEEASRFEAEELGFHQRIREGYLQLAQEDPGRWTILDASRPKRKIAEDVYSAVMAKMREGPESPRKKTGPQASQKWPQEKML
- the hpt gene encoding hypoxanthine phosphoribosyltransferase; translated protein: MVEALAQRIQQDYQGKSPLIVGTLKGSFIFLADLVRRLDLPLEVDFVQVQSYAGTESSGRCRVNLPLSTPVRGRDVLVVEDIVDTGTTLNCLMEYLKRKRPASLRLCAIFDKPSRRKVPVHIDYLGFELPDEFVVGYGLDCDQGYRHLPDLWALEEK